A stretch of Desulfurivibrio alkaliphilus AHT 2 DNA encodes these proteins:
- a CDS encoding FAD:protein FMN transferase, with translation MAESEKEQGAVFSRRSALKIFALAGAAGAFGLTFAGGERGWQVVRRGQVLMGTPVDLVVYSRDRDQAQAAVAATLARMGELESRLSRFNPDSEVGRLNRSGEIDEAGEDLLAVLALAQQVSAKSDGAFDITTLPLLLRHQQGLTADPDQIAAARRAVAYEQLQVGKRRVRLGRPGMGITLDGIGKGYIVDRGVDTLAAHGFDRVYVAAGGDLVARGGKPRNEPWRIGIAPPRPGMNRELAVVAGDNLAVATSGDYLQHFSADYRHHHIINPRTGFSPPQLASCTVTAPDAALADALATACLVLGLPDSLDLLAAFPGCEGYFIDKDLKVRHTDGFRV, from the coding sequence ATGGCGGAAAGCGAGAAAGAACAGGGGGCGGTGTTCAGTCGCCGTTCAGCCCTGAAAATCTTTGCCCTGGCCGGGGCCGCCGGGGCTTTCGGGCTGACCTTCGCCGGAGGTGAGCGGGGCTGGCAGGTGGTGCGCCGGGGACAGGTGCTTATGGGTACCCCTGTGGACCTGGTGGTCTACAGCCGCGACCGGGATCAGGCCCAGGCGGCGGTGGCTGCCACTTTGGCCCGGATGGGCGAGCTGGAGTCCCGGCTCAGCCGGTTTAACCCCGACAGCGAGGTGGGGCGGCTCAACCGCAGCGGGGAGATCGACGAGGCCGGCGAAGATCTGCTGGCGGTGCTGGCTTTGGCGCAACAGGTCAGCGCCAAAAGTGACGGCGCTTTCGATATCACCACGCTGCCCCTGCTGCTCCGGCACCAGCAGGGTTTGACCGCCGACCCGGACCAGATCGCGGCGGCCCGGCGGGCCGTGGCCTATGAGCAGTTGCAGGTCGGCAAGCGGCGGGTGCGCTTGGGCCGGCCGGGGATGGGGATCACTTTGGATGGCATCGGCAAGGGCTATATCGTCGATCGCGGGGTGGATACCCTGGCGGCCCACGGCTTTGACCGGGTTTACGTGGCCGCCGGCGGCGACCTGGTGGCCCGGGGCGGCAAACCCCGCAATGAGCCCTGGCGCATCGGCATCGCCCCGCCCCGGCCGGGGATGAACCGCGAGCTGGCGGTGGTGGCCGGCGACAACCTGGCGGTGGCCACCTCGGGCGATTATCTGCAGCATTTCAGCGCCGATTACCGGCACCATCATATTATCAACCCCCGTACCGGCTTTTCGCCGCCGCAGTTGGCCAGTTGCACCGTCACCGCCCCCGACGCGGCCCTGGCCGATGCCCTGGCCACCGCCTGCCTGGTGCTGGGGCTGCCCGATTCCCTGGACCTGCTGGCCGCTTTTCCCGGCTGTGAAGGTTATTTTATCGATAAGGACCTCAAGGTCCGGCATACCGACGGGTTTCGCGTCTAA